One Limibacillus sp. genomic region harbors:
- a CDS encoding homocysteine S-methyltransferase family protein, whose amino-acid sequence MPDYSKLPQMNGRDMTCGGGFETWLQYVDGFELRHFCAFELLNDKRGLACLTDYHRKLVESAVANGFGVINEGLHYRASRDWGELIGFSRDALEEINIRGIEFYKDFAREYESPETPMLVGGVIGPRGDAYNVGAKPTAEESEDYHSEQILTFKKAGADQVTAATFSSVEEAVGIARAAKAADMPIIISFFVKQGGRLSGGETLEEAIRKVDFETSSAPAYYMINCTHPTEFEAALTPGDWTQRLGGFMPNAVAMDTLSLCKLGHLEDGDPEELGGQMAQLAKRFPHIHVWGGCCGTDGRHIGQIARQVSEVRRDMAAE is encoded by the coding sequence ATGCCTGATTACAGCAAGTTACCGCAGATGAACGGTCGGGATATGACATGCGGCGGCGGATTTGAGACTTGGCTGCAATATGTCGATGGATTCGAGCTTCGCCATTTCTGCGCCTTCGAGCTCCTGAATGACAAACGCGGTCTTGCTTGCTTGACAGACTATCACCGAAAGCTCGTAGAGAGTGCCGTGGCGAACGGATTTGGCGTGATCAATGAGGGTCTCCATTACCGTGCTAGCCGTGACTGGGGCGAGCTGATTGGGTTCTCCCGTGATGCCCTTGAGGAGATCAATATCCGCGGGATTGAGTTCTACAAGGATTTCGCTCGCGAGTACGAAAGTCCGGAAACCCCCATGCTTGTGGGCGGCGTTATCGGGCCGCGCGGCGATGCGTATAATGTTGGCGCTAAACCAACAGCCGAGGAATCAGAGGATTATCATTCAGAGCAGATTCTAACTTTCAAGAAGGCGGGAGCTGATCAAGTCACGGCAGCGACATTTTCGAGCGTGGAGGAAGCTGTCGGGATAGCGAGGGCGGCTAAAGCGGCGGACATGCCGATCATAATATCGTTCTTCGTCAAACAGGGAGGGCGCTTGTCGGGTGGAGAGACGCTCGAAGAAGCAATCAGGAAAGTTGACTTCGAAACTTCCAGCGCACCCGCTTACTACATGATCAACTGCACCCACCCTACCGAGTTCGAAGCGGCGCTGACGCCCGGTGATTGGACCCAACGGCTGGGCGGCTTCATGCCCAACGCCGTAGCAATGGACACCTTATCCCTATGTAAGCTCGGCCATTTAGAAGATGGTGATCCCGAAGAACTTGGGGGGCAAATGGCCCAACTAGCAAAGCGATTTCCTCATATCCATGTCTGGGGCGGCTGCTGTGGCACCGATGGCCGCCATATTGGCCAAATTGCACGGCAAGTTAGCGAAGTGCGCCGGGACATGGCTGCCGAATAA
- a CDS encoding class I SAM-dependent methyltransferase has translation MSDVFQVIDKVEIEKQKAIADRLEARAQMPSFLTVREAYFKEIDFKEFDTVLELGCGTGVVTRAIARRPDFKGEIKGSDLSSALIKKAQELASAEGLDDIEFFQADAQGSDRHEGAFDLVLAHTG, from the coding sequence ATGAGCGACGTTTTTCAGGTTATCGATAAGGTCGAGATCGAAAAGCAAAAAGCGATTGCGGACCGTCTGGAGGCGAGAGCCCAAATGCCCTCGTTTCTGACAGTCCGAGAGGCATACTTCAAAGAGATTGATTTCAAAGAGTTCGACACTGTTTTGGAACTGGGCTGCGGAACAGGTGTCGTAACACGCGCAATTGCTCGAAGGCCTGATTTCAAGGGCGAGATCAAAGGCTCCGACCTCTCCAGCGCTTTGATCAAGAAAGCCCAGGAGCTCGCCTCAGCTGAGGGGCTGGACGACATCGAATTCTTTCAAGCAGATGCGCAAGGCAGCGATAGGCACGAGGGCGCGTTCGATCTGGTATTGGCCCACACGGGGTAG